A stretch of the Plodia interpunctella isolate USDA-ARS_2022_Savannah chromosome Z, ilPloInte3.2, whole genome shotgun sequence genome encodes the following:
- the Alh gene encoding protein AF-10 isoform X4, protein MKEMVGGCCVCSDERGWPDNPLVYCDGNGCTVAVHQACYGIVTVPTGPWYCRKCESPETKGKVRCELCPSKSGALKRTDTGGWAHVVCALYIPEVRFGNVTSMEPIVLRLIPPERYNKTCYICQDLGKSHRATAGACMQCNKSGCKQPFHVTCAQALGLLCEEAGNYLDNVKYCGYCQHHYSKLKKGGNVKTIPPYKPVSHDSQSSDSSCEKEGEASPMAAGSGTPTHAKSKGSGRKSSHTSSNASGKNTPNASKTPTNTSQPMETNQDTTETMPVGKKHKASEKSGKLHPSSDKKKPSPSRRGSSAGDAGSGSKASTPAPSPQHAAEQNQTSAGKGRTSGGSTPVNSKVAPPTASPSNKESVGVISSVAAATVTAAAAATAAPPSTASSSSVVQAPSKPYQESVITNVDSIDTKQTKKRKAVTAANNAAAEYVATPPPLVNDMTQNPLWESVPPSVELPAETLDKVIKKAKTESVPEINPPTSHFSSVSPAPPPPPPPPAHSPASQPSPRHLPSPMPGPSGINNMSNIRSPSQHQGAKDRDGHASLLVSVPLPSTSHGLNLSAHAQVSAASEMCGPSPHIFHQPQKQAAMEPSMPGHSPHAVPGRSTWGGLNVTYEMQQDPNKPGVSGVAGPSKDPGMVPMPPAAIRNKKRSAMATSVVSMASAPPPPTQTSQSMGGMRRAPQPTPPPIYQETIKDSPPSSPSSERPLKPKMESNRVGASCTAPHMLGNELNPESGVAARLQEQLSAELLAHAAGSAGAEPLVPPPLVNKAAPSGGSSRSGGAQSLDQLLERQWEQGSQFLMEQAQHFDIASLLSCLHQLRTENVRLEDHVGSLLQRRDHLLAVNARLAIPLTTVSAGPPEPSRCTRENGSQVRPPPPPPVRSETITSERSHQLIMREVQQKPS, encoded by the exons ATGAAGGAGATGGTAGGAGGTTGCTGTGTGTGCTCTGATGAGCGAGGTTGGCCCGACAACCCTCTGGTCTATTGTGATGGGAATGGTTGCACAGTCGCTGTACATCAAG cgTGCTACGGTATAGTCACAGTACCCACTGGGCCATGGTATTGCCGAAAATGCGAAAGTCCGGAGACTAAAGGCAAAGTG CGATGCGAGCTATGCCCGTCTAAGTCCGGAGCCCTAAAGCGAACAGACACCGGTGGCTGGGCCCACGTGGTCTGCGCCCTCTACATACCAGAAGTCCGCTTTGGAAATGTCACGTCTATGGAACCTATTGTCTTGAGGCTGATTCCCCCTGAAAGATATAACAAG ACATGTTACATTTGTCAAGATCTGGGTAAATCTCACCGCGCCACTGCTGGAGCTTGCATGCAGTGTAATAAATCGG GATGCAAACAGCCCTTCCATGTGACCTGCGCCCAAGCCCTGGGCCTGCTCTGTGAGGAAGCCGGCAACTATTTGGACAACGTCAAATACTGTGGTTATTGTCAACACCATTACAGCAAATTG AAAAAAGGCGGTAACGTGAAGACTATCCCGCCATACAAGCCCGTGTCGCATGACAGCCAATCGAGCGATTCCAGTTGCGAGAAAGAGGGGGAGGCATCACCCATGGCCGCTGGCAGTGGGACTCCTACACATGCTAAATCCAAAGGG TCTGGCCGCAAGTCGTCTCACACGAGCAGCAACGCCTCAGGCAAGAATACTCCGAACGCGTCCAAGACACCCACTAATACCAGTCAGCCTATGG AGACCAACCAAGACACAACCGAGACGATGCCAGTCGGCAAGAAACACAAAGCGTCCGAAAAGA GCGGAAAATTGCATCCATCGTCAGACAAAAAGAAGCCGTCGCCCTCGCGCCGCGGCTCATCGGCAGGCGACGCCGGGTCGGGAAGCAAGGCCAGCACGCCCGCGCCCTCGCCACAACACGCAGCTGAACAGAATCAGACCAGTGCTGGAAAAGGTAGAA CGTCAGGCGGCTCGACGCCCGTGAACAGTAAAGTGGCGCCGCCTACGGCGTCCCCCAGCAACAAGGAGTCTGTCGGTGTCATCAGTTCAGTTGCAGCGGCCACGGTGACCGCTGCGGCGGCTGCCACCGCCGCCCCGCCCAG TACCGCGTCATCCTCGTCCGTGGTCCAAGCGCCTTCGAAGCCGTACCAAGAGTCGGTGATCACCAACGTGGACTCCATTGACACCAAGCAGACGAAAAAGCGTAAAGCGGTCACCGCAGCCAACAACGCCGCCGCTGAATACGTGGCCACTCCCCCACCACTG GTGAATGACATGACCCAGAACCCGTTGTGGGAGAGTGTACCACCCTCCGTCGAGCTGCCCGCGGAGACCCTGGACAAAGTCATCAAAAAG GCCAAGACCGAGTCGGTCCCGGAGATAAATCCGCCGACATCGCACTTCTCGAGCGTGAGCCCCGCGCCCcctccgccgccgccgccccccGCACACTCCCCCGCTTCGCAGCCTAGCCCCAg GCATTTGCCTAGCCCGATGCCAGGGCCCAGCGGCATCAACAACATGTCTAACATCAGGTCGCCGTCTCAGCATCAG GGCGCCAAGGACCGCGACGGGCACGCCTCGCTACTAGTGTCGGTGCCTTTGCCCTCAACCAGCCACGGACTCAACCTCTCCGCGCACGCACAG GTATCAGCCGCATCGGAAATGTGCGGACCATCGCCACATATATTCCACCAACCGCAAAAGCAG GCGGCCATGGAGCCTAGCATGCCTGGGCACTCACCGCACGCGGTCCCGGGTCGATCCACTTGGGGCGGGCTCAACGTCACATACGAGATGCAACAGGACCCGAACAAACCGGG CGTGAGTGGCGTAGCTGGTCCGAGCAAGGACCCGGGCATGGTGCCCATGCCGCCCGCCGCCATTAGGAACAAGAAACGCTCCGCAATGGCTACGTCTGTCGTGTCTATGGCCAGTGCCCCCCCTCCGCCTACAC AGACATCGCAAAGCATGGGCGGCATGCGCCGGGCCCCGCAGCCTACCCCCCCGCCCATCTACCAGGAGACTATCAAAGATTCACCCCCCAGTTCGCCTA GTTCGGAGAGGCCCTTAAAACCCAAGATGGAGTCAAA CAGGGTGGGCGCCAGCTGCACAGCGCCGCACATGCTCGGCAATGAGCTGAACCCGGAGAGTGGTGTGGCGGCTCGGCTGCAGGAGCAGCTGAGCGCGGAGCTGCTGGCGCACGCGGCGGGCTCGGCCGGCGCGGAGCCGCTGGTGCCGCCGCCGCTCGTCAACAAAGCTGCGCCG AGCGGTGGATCAAGCCGATCAGGGGGTGCTCAGAGCCTGGACCAGCTGCTGGAGCGCCAATGGGAGCAGGGCTCTCAGTTCCTCATGGAGCAGGCACAGCATTTCGAca TTGCATCATTGTTGTCCTGCCTCCACCAGTTGCGCACTGAGAACGTTCGTTTGGAAGACCACGTGGGCAGTTTGCTTCAGCGACGAGACCATTTGCTGGCCGTAAATGCTAGGTTGGCCATCCCCCTCACAACTG TGTCAGCGGGTCCCCCGGAACCCAGTCGATGCACTCGTGAGAACGGGTCGCAGGTTCGACCCCCACCGCCGCCGCCGGTCCGCTCGGAGACAATCACGTCGGAACGATCTCACCAG CTGATAATGCGAGAAGTGCAGCAGAAGCCCAGCTGA
- the Alh gene encoding protein AF-10 isoform X1, protein MKEMVGGCCVCSDERGWPDNPLVYCDGNGCTVAVHQACYGIVTVPTGPWYCRKCESPETKGKVRCELCPSKSGALKRTDTGGWAHVVCALYIPEVRFGNVTSMEPIVLRLIPPERYNKTCYICQDLGKSHRATAGACMQCNKSGCKQPFHVTCAQALGLLCEEAGNYLDNVKYCGYCQHHYSKLRVTNKKKGGNVKTIPPYKPVSHDSQSSDSSCEKEGEASPMAAGSGTPTHAKSKGSGRKSSHTSSNASGKNTPNASKTPTNTSQPMETNQDTTETMPVGKKHKASEKSGKLHPSSDKKKPSPSRRGSSAGDAGSGSKASTPAPSPQHAAEQNQTSAGKGRTSGGSTPVNSKVAPPTASPSNKESVGVISSVAAATVTAAAAATAAPPSTASSSSVVQAPSKPYQESVITNVDSIDTKQTKKRKAVTAANNAAAEYVATPPPLVNDMTQNPLWESVPPSVELPAETLDKVIKKAKTESVPEINPPTSHFSSVSPAPPPPPPPPAHSPASQPSPRHLPSPMPGPSGINNMSNIRSPSQHQGAKDRDGHASLLVSVPLPSTSHGLNLSAHAQVSAASEMCGPSPHIFHQPQKQAAMEPSMPGHSPHAVPGRSTWGGLNVTYEMQQDPNKPGVSGVAGPSKDPGMVPMPPAAIRNKKRSAMATSVVSMASAPPPPTQTSQSMGGMRRAPQPTPPPIYQETIKDSPPSSPSSERPLKPKMESNRVGASCTAPHMLGNELNPESGVAARLQEQLSAELLAHAAGSAGAEPLVPPPLVNKAAPSGGSSRSGGAQSLDQLLERQWEQGSQFLMEQAQHFDIASLLSCLHQLRTENVRLEDHVGSLLQRRDHLLAVNARLAIPLTTVSAGPPEPSRCTRENGSQVRPPPPPPVRSETITSERSHQLIMREVQQKPS, encoded by the exons ATGAAGGAGATGGTAGGAGGTTGCTGTGTGTGCTCTGATGAGCGAGGTTGGCCCGACAACCCTCTGGTCTATTGTGATGGGAATGGTTGCACAGTCGCTGTACATCAAG cgTGCTACGGTATAGTCACAGTACCCACTGGGCCATGGTATTGCCGAAAATGCGAAAGTCCGGAGACTAAAGGCAAAGTG CGATGCGAGCTATGCCCGTCTAAGTCCGGAGCCCTAAAGCGAACAGACACCGGTGGCTGGGCCCACGTGGTCTGCGCCCTCTACATACCAGAAGTCCGCTTTGGAAATGTCACGTCTATGGAACCTATTGTCTTGAGGCTGATTCCCCCTGAAAGATATAACAAG ACATGTTACATTTGTCAAGATCTGGGTAAATCTCACCGCGCCACTGCTGGAGCTTGCATGCAGTGTAATAAATCGG GATGCAAACAGCCCTTCCATGTGACCTGCGCCCAAGCCCTGGGCCTGCTCTGTGAGGAAGCCGGCAACTATTTGGACAACGTCAAATACTGTGGTTATTGTCAACACCATTACAGCAAATTG CGAGTGACAAATAAG AAAAAAGGCGGTAACGTGAAGACTATCCCGCCATACAAGCCCGTGTCGCATGACAGCCAATCGAGCGATTCCAGTTGCGAGAAAGAGGGGGAGGCATCACCCATGGCCGCTGGCAGTGGGACTCCTACACATGCTAAATCCAAAGGG TCTGGCCGCAAGTCGTCTCACACGAGCAGCAACGCCTCAGGCAAGAATACTCCGAACGCGTCCAAGACACCCACTAATACCAGTCAGCCTATGG AGACCAACCAAGACACAACCGAGACGATGCCAGTCGGCAAGAAACACAAAGCGTCCGAAAAGA GCGGAAAATTGCATCCATCGTCAGACAAAAAGAAGCCGTCGCCCTCGCGCCGCGGCTCATCGGCAGGCGACGCCGGGTCGGGAAGCAAGGCCAGCACGCCCGCGCCCTCGCCACAACACGCAGCTGAACAGAATCAGACCAGTGCTGGAAAAGGTAGAA CGTCAGGCGGCTCGACGCCCGTGAACAGTAAAGTGGCGCCGCCTACGGCGTCCCCCAGCAACAAGGAGTCTGTCGGTGTCATCAGTTCAGTTGCAGCGGCCACGGTGACCGCTGCGGCGGCTGCCACCGCCGCCCCGCCCAG TACCGCGTCATCCTCGTCCGTGGTCCAAGCGCCTTCGAAGCCGTACCAAGAGTCGGTGATCACCAACGTGGACTCCATTGACACCAAGCAGACGAAAAAGCGTAAAGCGGTCACCGCAGCCAACAACGCCGCCGCTGAATACGTGGCCACTCCCCCACCACTG GTGAATGACATGACCCAGAACCCGTTGTGGGAGAGTGTACCACCCTCCGTCGAGCTGCCCGCGGAGACCCTGGACAAAGTCATCAAAAAG GCCAAGACCGAGTCGGTCCCGGAGATAAATCCGCCGACATCGCACTTCTCGAGCGTGAGCCCCGCGCCCcctccgccgccgccgccccccGCACACTCCCCCGCTTCGCAGCCTAGCCCCAg GCATTTGCCTAGCCCGATGCCAGGGCCCAGCGGCATCAACAACATGTCTAACATCAGGTCGCCGTCTCAGCATCAG GGCGCCAAGGACCGCGACGGGCACGCCTCGCTACTAGTGTCGGTGCCTTTGCCCTCAACCAGCCACGGACTCAACCTCTCCGCGCACGCACAG GTATCAGCCGCATCGGAAATGTGCGGACCATCGCCACATATATTCCACCAACCGCAAAAGCAG GCGGCCATGGAGCCTAGCATGCCTGGGCACTCACCGCACGCGGTCCCGGGTCGATCCACTTGGGGCGGGCTCAACGTCACATACGAGATGCAACAGGACCCGAACAAACCGGG CGTGAGTGGCGTAGCTGGTCCGAGCAAGGACCCGGGCATGGTGCCCATGCCGCCCGCCGCCATTAGGAACAAGAAACGCTCCGCAATGGCTACGTCTGTCGTGTCTATGGCCAGTGCCCCCCCTCCGCCTACAC AGACATCGCAAAGCATGGGCGGCATGCGCCGGGCCCCGCAGCCTACCCCCCCGCCCATCTACCAGGAGACTATCAAAGATTCACCCCCCAGTTCGCCTA GTTCGGAGAGGCCCTTAAAACCCAAGATGGAGTCAAA CAGGGTGGGCGCCAGCTGCACAGCGCCGCACATGCTCGGCAATGAGCTGAACCCGGAGAGTGGTGTGGCGGCTCGGCTGCAGGAGCAGCTGAGCGCGGAGCTGCTGGCGCACGCGGCGGGCTCGGCCGGCGCGGAGCCGCTGGTGCCGCCGCCGCTCGTCAACAAAGCTGCGCCG AGCGGTGGATCAAGCCGATCAGGGGGTGCTCAGAGCCTGGACCAGCTGCTGGAGCGCCAATGGGAGCAGGGCTCTCAGTTCCTCATGGAGCAGGCACAGCATTTCGAca TTGCATCATTGTTGTCCTGCCTCCACCAGTTGCGCACTGAGAACGTTCGTTTGGAAGACCACGTGGGCAGTTTGCTTCAGCGACGAGACCATTTGCTGGCCGTAAATGCTAGGTTGGCCATCCCCCTCACAACTG TGTCAGCGGGTCCCCCGGAACCCAGTCGATGCACTCGTGAGAACGGGTCGCAGGTTCGACCCCCACCGCCGCCGCCGGTCCGCTCGGAGACAATCACGTCGGAACGATCTCACCAG CTGATAATGCGAGAAGTGCAGCAGAAGCCCAGCTGA
- the Alh gene encoding protein AF-10 isoform X10 yields MKEMVGGCCVCSDERGWPDNPLVYCDGNGCTVAVHQACYGIVTVPTGPWYCRKCESPETKGKVRCELCPSKSGALKRTDTGGWAHVVCALYIPEVRFGNVTSMEPIVLRLIPPERYNKTCYICQDLGKSHRATAGACMQCNKSGCKQPFHVTCAQALGLLCEEAGNYLDNVKYCGYCQHHYSKLRVTNKKKGGNVKTIPPYKPVSHDSQSSDSSCEKEGEASPMAAGSGTPTHAKSKGSGRKSSHTSSNASGKNTPNASKTPTNTSQPMDKKKPSPSRRGSSAGDAGSGSKASTPAPSPQHAAEQNQTSAGKASGGSTPVNSKVAPPTASPSNKESVGVISSVAAATVTAAAAATAAPPSTASSSSVVQAPSKPYQESVITNVDSIDTKQTKKRKAVTAANNAAAEYVATPPPLVNDMTQNPLWESVPPSVELPAETLDKVIKKAKTESVPEINPPTSHFSSVSPAPPPPPPPPAHSPASQPSPRHLPSPMPGPSGINNMSNIRSPSQHQGAKDRDGHASLLVSVPLPSTSHGLNLSAHAQVSAASEMCGPSPHIFHQPQKQAAMEPSMPGHSPHAVPGRSTWGGLNVTYEMQQDPNKPGVSGVAGPSKDPGMVPMPPAAIRNKKRSAMATSVVSMASAPPPPTQTSQSMGGMRRAPQPTPPPIYQETIKDSPPSSPSSERPLKPKMESNRVGASCTAPHMLGNELNPESGVAARLQEQLSAELLAHAAGSAGAEPLVPPPLVNKAAPSGGSSRSGGAQSLDQLLERQWEQGSQFLMEQAQHFDIASLLSCLHQLRTENVRLEDHVGSLLQRRDHLLAVNARLAIPLTTVSAGPPEPSRCTRENGSQVRPPPPPPVRSETITSERSHQLIMREVQQKPS; encoded by the exons ATGAAGGAGATGGTAGGAGGTTGCTGTGTGTGCTCTGATGAGCGAGGTTGGCCCGACAACCCTCTGGTCTATTGTGATGGGAATGGTTGCACAGTCGCTGTACATCAAG cgTGCTACGGTATAGTCACAGTACCCACTGGGCCATGGTATTGCCGAAAATGCGAAAGTCCGGAGACTAAAGGCAAAGTG CGATGCGAGCTATGCCCGTCTAAGTCCGGAGCCCTAAAGCGAACAGACACCGGTGGCTGGGCCCACGTGGTCTGCGCCCTCTACATACCAGAAGTCCGCTTTGGAAATGTCACGTCTATGGAACCTATTGTCTTGAGGCTGATTCCCCCTGAAAGATATAACAAG ACATGTTACATTTGTCAAGATCTGGGTAAATCTCACCGCGCCACTGCTGGAGCTTGCATGCAGTGTAATAAATCGG GATGCAAACAGCCCTTCCATGTGACCTGCGCCCAAGCCCTGGGCCTGCTCTGTGAGGAAGCCGGCAACTATTTGGACAACGTCAAATACTGTGGTTATTGTCAACACCATTACAGCAAATTG CGAGTGACAAATAAG AAAAAAGGCGGTAACGTGAAGACTATCCCGCCATACAAGCCCGTGTCGCATGACAGCCAATCGAGCGATTCCAGTTGCGAGAAAGAGGGGGAGGCATCACCCATGGCCGCTGGCAGTGGGACTCCTACACATGCTAAATCCAAAGGG TCTGGCCGCAAGTCGTCTCACACGAGCAGCAACGCCTCAGGCAAGAATACTCCGAACGCGTCCAAGACACCCACTAATACCAGTCAGCCTATGG ACAAAAAGAAGCCGTCGCCCTCGCGCCGCGGCTCATCGGCAGGCGACGCCGGGTCGGGAAGCAAGGCCAGCACGCCCGCGCCCTCGCCACAACACGCAGCTGAACAGAATCAGACCAGTGCTGGAAAAG CGTCAGGCGGCTCGACGCCCGTGAACAGTAAAGTGGCGCCGCCTACGGCGTCCCCCAGCAACAAGGAGTCTGTCGGTGTCATCAGTTCAGTTGCAGCGGCCACGGTGACCGCTGCGGCGGCTGCCACCGCCGCCCCGCCCAG TACCGCGTCATCCTCGTCCGTGGTCCAAGCGCCTTCGAAGCCGTACCAAGAGTCGGTGATCACCAACGTGGACTCCATTGACACCAAGCAGACGAAAAAGCGTAAAGCGGTCACCGCAGCCAACAACGCCGCCGCTGAATACGTGGCCACTCCCCCACCACTG GTGAATGACATGACCCAGAACCCGTTGTGGGAGAGTGTACCACCCTCCGTCGAGCTGCCCGCGGAGACCCTGGACAAAGTCATCAAAAAG GCCAAGACCGAGTCGGTCCCGGAGATAAATCCGCCGACATCGCACTTCTCGAGCGTGAGCCCCGCGCCCcctccgccgccgccgccccccGCACACTCCCCCGCTTCGCAGCCTAGCCCCAg GCATTTGCCTAGCCCGATGCCAGGGCCCAGCGGCATCAACAACATGTCTAACATCAGGTCGCCGTCTCAGCATCAG GGCGCCAAGGACCGCGACGGGCACGCCTCGCTACTAGTGTCGGTGCCTTTGCCCTCAACCAGCCACGGACTCAACCTCTCCGCGCACGCACAG GTATCAGCCGCATCGGAAATGTGCGGACCATCGCCACATATATTCCACCAACCGCAAAAGCAG GCGGCCATGGAGCCTAGCATGCCTGGGCACTCACCGCACGCGGTCCCGGGTCGATCCACTTGGGGCGGGCTCAACGTCACATACGAGATGCAACAGGACCCGAACAAACCGGG CGTGAGTGGCGTAGCTGGTCCGAGCAAGGACCCGGGCATGGTGCCCATGCCGCCCGCCGCCATTAGGAACAAGAAACGCTCCGCAATGGCTACGTCTGTCGTGTCTATGGCCAGTGCCCCCCCTCCGCCTACAC AGACATCGCAAAGCATGGGCGGCATGCGCCGGGCCCCGCAGCCTACCCCCCCGCCCATCTACCAGGAGACTATCAAAGATTCACCCCCCAGTTCGCCTA GTTCGGAGAGGCCCTTAAAACCCAAGATGGAGTCAAA CAGGGTGGGCGCCAGCTGCACAGCGCCGCACATGCTCGGCAATGAGCTGAACCCGGAGAGTGGTGTGGCGGCTCGGCTGCAGGAGCAGCTGAGCGCGGAGCTGCTGGCGCACGCGGCGGGCTCGGCCGGCGCGGAGCCGCTGGTGCCGCCGCCGCTCGTCAACAAAGCTGCGCCG AGCGGTGGATCAAGCCGATCAGGGGGTGCTCAGAGCCTGGACCAGCTGCTGGAGCGCCAATGGGAGCAGGGCTCTCAGTTCCTCATGGAGCAGGCACAGCATTTCGAca TTGCATCATTGTTGTCCTGCCTCCACCAGTTGCGCACTGAGAACGTTCGTTTGGAAGACCACGTGGGCAGTTTGCTTCAGCGACGAGACCATTTGCTGGCCGTAAATGCTAGGTTGGCCATCCCCCTCACAACTG TGTCAGCGGGTCCCCCGGAACCCAGTCGATGCACTCGTGAGAACGGGTCGCAGGTTCGACCCCCACCGCCGCCGCCGGTCCGCTCGGAGACAATCACGTCGGAACGATCTCACCAG CTGATAATGCGAGAAGTGCAGCAGAAGCCCAGCTGA
- the Alh gene encoding protein AF-10 isoform X7, giving the protein MKEMVGGCCVCSDERGWPDNPLVYCDGNGCTVAVHQACYGIVTVPTGPWYCRKCESPETKGKVRCELCPSKSGALKRTDTGGWAHVVCALYIPEVRFGNVTSMEPIVLRLIPPERYNKTCYICQDLGKSHRATAGACMQCNKSGCKQPFHVTCAQALGLLCEEAGNYLDNVKYCGYCQHHYSKLKKGGNVKTIPPYKPVSHDSQSSDSSCEKEGEASPMAAGSGTPTHAKSKGSGRKSSHTSSNASGKNTPNASKTPTNTSQPMETNQDTTETMPVGKKHKASEKNKKKPSPSRRGSSAGDAGSGSKASTPAPSPQHAAEQNQTSAGKASGGSTPVNSKVAPPTASPSNKESVGVISSVAAATVTAAAAATAAPPSTASSSSVVQAPSKPYQESVITNVDSIDTKQTKKRKAVTAANNAAAEYVATPPPLVNDMTQNPLWESVPPSVELPAETLDKVIKKAKTESVPEINPPTSHFSSVSPAPPPPPPPPAHSPASQPSPRHLPSPMPGPSGINNMSNIRSPSQHQGAKDRDGHASLLVSVPLPSTSHGLNLSAHAQVSAASEMCGPSPHIFHQPQKQAAMEPSMPGHSPHAVPGRSTWGGLNVTYEMQQDPNKPGVSGVAGPSKDPGMVPMPPAAIRNKKRSAMATSVVSMASAPPPPTQTSQSMGGMRRAPQPTPPPIYQETIKDSPPSSPSSERPLKPKMESNRVGASCTAPHMLGNELNPESGVAARLQEQLSAELLAHAAGSAGAEPLVPPPLVNKAAPSGGSSRSGGAQSLDQLLERQWEQGSQFLMEQAQHFDIASLLSCLHQLRTENVRLEDHVGSLLQRRDHLLAVNARLAIPLTTVSAGPPEPSRCTRENGSQVRPPPPPPVRSETITSERSHQLIMREVQQKPS; this is encoded by the exons ATGAAGGAGATGGTAGGAGGTTGCTGTGTGTGCTCTGATGAGCGAGGTTGGCCCGACAACCCTCTGGTCTATTGTGATGGGAATGGTTGCACAGTCGCTGTACATCAAG cgTGCTACGGTATAGTCACAGTACCCACTGGGCCATGGTATTGCCGAAAATGCGAAAGTCCGGAGACTAAAGGCAAAGTG CGATGCGAGCTATGCCCGTCTAAGTCCGGAGCCCTAAAGCGAACAGACACCGGTGGCTGGGCCCACGTGGTCTGCGCCCTCTACATACCAGAAGTCCGCTTTGGAAATGTCACGTCTATGGAACCTATTGTCTTGAGGCTGATTCCCCCTGAAAGATATAACAAG ACATGTTACATTTGTCAAGATCTGGGTAAATCTCACCGCGCCACTGCTGGAGCTTGCATGCAGTGTAATAAATCGG GATGCAAACAGCCCTTCCATGTGACCTGCGCCCAAGCCCTGGGCCTGCTCTGTGAGGAAGCCGGCAACTATTTGGACAACGTCAAATACTGTGGTTATTGTCAACACCATTACAGCAAATTG AAAAAAGGCGGTAACGTGAAGACTATCCCGCCATACAAGCCCGTGTCGCATGACAGCCAATCGAGCGATTCCAGTTGCGAGAAAGAGGGGGAGGCATCACCCATGGCCGCTGGCAGTGGGACTCCTACACATGCTAAATCCAAAGGG TCTGGCCGCAAGTCGTCTCACACGAGCAGCAACGCCTCAGGCAAGAATACTCCGAACGCGTCCAAGACACCCACTAATACCAGTCAGCCTATGG AGACCAACCAAGACACAACCGAGACGATGCCAGTCGGCAAGAAACACAAAGCGTCCGAAAAGA ACAAAAAGAAGCCGTCGCCCTCGCGCCGCGGCTCATCGGCAGGCGACGCCGGGTCGGGAAGCAAGGCCAGCACGCCCGCGCCCTCGCCACAACACGCAGCTGAACAGAATCAGACCAGTGCTGGAAAAG CGTCAGGCGGCTCGACGCCCGTGAACAGTAAAGTGGCGCCGCCTACGGCGTCCCCCAGCAACAAGGAGTCTGTCGGTGTCATCAGTTCAGTTGCAGCGGCCACGGTGACCGCTGCGGCGGCTGCCACCGCCGCCCCGCCCAG TACCGCGTCATCCTCGTCCGTGGTCCAAGCGCCTTCGAAGCCGTACCAAGAGTCGGTGATCACCAACGTGGACTCCATTGACACCAAGCAGACGAAAAAGCGTAAAGCGGTCACCGCAGCCAACAACGCCGCCGCTGAATACGTGGCCACTCCCCCACCACTG GTGAATGACATGACCCAGAACCCGTTGTGGGAGAGTGTACCACCCTCCGTCGAGCTGCCCGCGGAGACCCTGGACAAAGTCATCAAAAAG GCCAAGACCGAGTCGGTCCCGGAGATAAATCCGCCGACATCGCACTTCTCGAGCGTGAGCCCCGCGCCCcctccgccgccgccgccccccGCACACTCCCCCGCTTCGCAGCCTAGCCCCAg GCATTTGCCTAGCCCGATGCCAGGGCCCAGCGGCATCAACAACATGTCTAACATCAGGTCGCCGTCTCAGCATCAG GGCGCCAAGGACCGCGACGGGCACGCCTCGCTACTAGTGTCGGTGCCTTTGCCCTCAACCAGCCACGGACTCAACCTCTCCGCGCACGCACAG GTATCAGCCGCATCGGAAATGTGCGGACCATCGCCACATATATTCCACCAACCGCAAAAGCAG GCGGCCATGGAGCCTAGCATGCCTGGGCACTCACCGCACGCGGTCCCGGGTCGATCCACTTGGGGCGGGCTCAACGTCACATACGAGATGCAACAGGACCCGAACAAACCGGG CGTGAGTGGCGTAGCTGGTCCGAGCAAGGACCCGGGCATGGTGCCCATGCCGCCCGCCGCCATTAGGAACAAGAAACGCTCCGCAATGGCTACGTCTGTCGTGTCTATGGCCAGTGCCCCCCCTCCGCCTACAC AGACATCGCAAAGCATGGGCGGCATGCGCCGGGCCCCGCAGCCTACCCCCCCGCCCATCTACCAGGAGACTATCAAAGATTCACCCCCCAGTTCGCCTA GTTCGGAGAGGCCCTTAAAACCCAAGATGGAGTCAAA CAGGGTGGGCGCCAGCTGCACAGCGCCGCACATGCTCGGCAATGAGCTGAACCCGGAGAGTGGTGTGGCGGCTCGGCTGCAGGAGCAGCTGAGCGCGGAGCTGCTGGCGCACGCGGCGGGCTCGGCCGGCGCGGAGCCGCTGGTGCCGCCGCCGCTCGTCAACAAAGCTGCGCCG AGCGGTGGATCAAGCCGATCAGGGGGTGCTCAGAGCCTGGACCAGCTGCTGGAGCGCCAATGGGAGCAGGGCTCTCAGTTCCTCATGGAGCAGGCACAGCATTTCGAca TTGCATCATTGTTGTCCTGCCTCCACCAGTTGCGCACTGAGAACGTTCGTTTGGAAGACCACGTGGGCAGTTTGCTTCAGCGACGAGACCATTTGCTGGCCGTAAATGCTAGGTTGGCCATCCCCCTCACAACTG TGTCAGCGGGTCCCCCGGAACCCAGTCGATGCACTCGTGAGAACGGGTCGCAGGTTCGACCCCCACCGCCGCCGCCGGTCCGCTCGGAGACAATCACGTCGGAACGATCTCACCAG CTGATAATGCGAGAAGTGCAGCAGAAGCCCAGCTGA